The genomic region GGCCTTCATAGGGTATTGAAGGGTCTCATCACTCAAAGACGTGGTGCTTGAGAAGTTAATTGCAGTACCCTCTGCTGAATCTGTGAAGGATGAATCGTCATGATAGATGTCTCTTTCAGTCATTCCATGCTTTCGCATAGCACACATTTGATTACTGTTGGGCAACACCATATAGACGGGTAGCTGAATAGATCTTCTTGCTTGAGGATTAAGCATCTGGTTGGACAGAGTAGACATCAGTGGTCTCACTTTCCTAAACCTGGAGGGCATTGCAGAATTGATGCACTCTTTGAGAATCTCTATATCATCGTCCGAGTTCCCCTCACTGTACCGCTCGGCTTGATCGAGACAACCTTGGTCATCCATTTCATGTCTATGCCCATGATGGGCGTTGGGGTTGTTGTCCTGTTGCTGAAGCAGGGGTGTAAGTTTGAGCTCCACGTCTTTCTGTATGTAATGCTCATGAAGAGGTAGTGCACTAAGGCTGGAGGCACAGGAGAAGTTCTCAGTCGGTTTCTCCACGGTAAAGTAGATCATATCCATGTCCAAGTCTGGAGGTAGGTTGAACCTTTCTTTGAAGTCAGCAATCTCCATGAACTTCCTCAGGCTGCTCTCCCACTGGTTCCCAATCTGGTTCTGAGCCTCTGGGCCGCCTGTCTCAGCACAGCATGGGGTTTTGCTGCGACTCGGAGGCATGGTCTGCCCAGGACTGTCCGGAAGGTCACTTGGGCTCACAGTCCCGCTGATCATCTCACTGCAAGGATCACTCTGGATGGAGCTAACGATGGAGTGAGATTCAAAGCTACCCAGGGAGCTGACCGAGCTACAGCGACTCATGACGAGAGGTGTCTCATGGATGTAGTTATCGGAGGAACTTGACGGAGTTTGGTCCTCGGGAATCATGGGGGAGATCCCTCTGGGGAAGACCTTTTCACGATGCTTTGGGATTTCAATGGGGTCTGAGATCAGGCTGCTGATACTTGCGCTGGTCTTCTGGTCCGTGACGAGCAGCTGGCTATCACTCAGGTCCTCTAGggtctcatcctcttcctctcttctccccagtTCTTCATCGTCCTCCACTTCAATGATCTCCAGGGATGAGTCGCTTTCGAGCTCATTTTCGCTCTGACTCTGCCCATCTAGGGCGCCGTCGCccgaggacagagaggagagagagctgcagcgTGAGAAACAAATGGGTGTGTTCTCCACTGAGTATTTCTGCACCGTTTCCATTTGCCCCAGTGTTGGGCTTCTGGCTGCTACTATTGGAGAGAACTTGGTTATGCTCCCACCAGTCATCACCGTCGGCACCCAGGCTTGCCTTCTCATTGCCTGGGCAGCCTGAACGTTGATGGTGTTTTTGGCAACCCCAAACTTTGCAACACTTTGTATGAATGGGACGTGTTGATAAGAGGGGGACAGCTTAATGGTAGACATGCTAGCATCAGATGAAACCTTGGTTGATGTTGTTGCTGGCGTTGACAGATAATGCTCTTCGgctttctctgtctccgtgCTGCTTGGCTCCGATGTCTGATGATCTCTGTTCCCTTCAGAATCACGCACtggtatttcatttttattcatcCTTGTTGTGCCTTGCAGTCCGTTATTGAGGATGTCCTGGTGGGCCACCTTGAGTTCAAGCTTGTCTGGCCTCCTTTGCATTTGTGGTTTTGCCGCGGTGTGGACCTGGTCCTTGCTGCCACAGTAGCCATCACTGGTGCTGCCACTGTTGAGGCTATCATTGGACAGGCTGCTGTTGTTGGTTTTGAGGCGTAGCAGGGCATGAGCTCTACTCAGTCGCTCTTTGTGTGCGAGGCTGCTGGTGTCCGAGAGTCGGCAGGGGGAGCAGGACTTCGCTCTGGCCTCGTGGAGCTCGTCAGAACCATACTGCCAGTCCACACAGTGGTCCTCCGAGCTGAGACTAAAGCTGTCCTCTGAGGATGTGTGCATGGTGATGTCTTCCACTAGCTTGTCGATCTTAGCCACTGTGTTGGTGATCTTTTTCGCCAGCTTTTCCGCCGCCAAGGACACCTCGTTGTCAGGGGGATGGTGCTTGTTATCGTCTGTCAGCGGCAACCCAATATCGCGCTCAGGCTCACCGTCTTTCTTACGGGGCGGACCCTGAAGGAAGTTGGAATTATTCAGGAACATGGATAGCATTGAGAATGTCCCCGTGTCCAGGCTGCTCGACACATTCGGggcctcatcatcatcaaagcagCCGGAGTCCGAGGCATAGTCCTTCGCTAGGCTCTCAATTTGCCTCAGTGGTTTGTTGATACTTGGGTGTTTGGGACTTTGCTTTTCAATGGAGTCAAATGTCTCTGCCAGGTGTTTGGCATCCAGCTCAGCCTCCAGCGCTTTCTGCTTCCTCATGTAGAGGGATGGCATGCAGGACCCGGGAGATATCACGGCCGTGTCCTTGAACTTCAGTGGCCGGTTGGCCAGGAGGTTCCTCAGCGCCGCCGCGCTTCCCATGGCTATCATCTTGTGCTTTGAGTGGATGAGGTTTCTGAGCATGCTCACTGCGCCCAGGTCCCACAGTAGCTCCTGGTCCTTGGTGCTCCGGGCAGAGAGGTTCCAGAGAGTTCCGCAGGCGTTGCTCACTATGGTCAGGCTGTGGGAGCgcaggtgctggaggagggTCTGCAAACAGTTGTGGTCCCTGAGGATTTGCCTGTAgcaggagagaagaaaatatGAACCTCTGTCATGTCTGATAAAGAGGTAATCTGGTATTGTATATTATAGAATAGTATTTATAGTATAGAGTAGTAAGGCCAAGTGATACAAGACATAGCACAAACCATTGATAAAGCAAATGGTGCTATTCAGCTAAATACACCAATATATGTAAAATGTATTATACCTGTCTGAATTAAAATAGAATGAGAACCTCAGACCTGTCAATATTAGTCAGTAGAGTGTTTcagtatataagtatatagtatagtatatcaAGGCAGTGGAGCATTGCTTGGCTAAAGGCATTGATATAAAAGTAAATGGTGACATTGTACCACGGAtatcaaacacattttaaaagtattACCTGTAATCATCTCGGGTTGCGATAAGACTGGACACATTGCGCAGGATTCCTCCACCACTCTCAATGATGGCCAGAGAGTTGGTCTGGCATCTGTAGGTGAGGGTGCTGACCAGGAACCCCAGAGCCCCGTCGACGGAGCAGATGGCCACCTTGTTCTCCTGACTGTGAGCTGAGAGGTTCCACAGTGCACTGAGGATGCTCTTCAGGGTGGACTCCTACAATACGGAGCAGAACGATGGGACGtgttaaagaggacctattgtgcttttcttttctcgTGTGTTATAGAGCGTTTCAGACACAGAGTGAATAGAGATGTACAAGATTGGAAAAATATTGTGTTTTTCTGCTCTAGTAGACCCCAATTAAGAACATTTAAAATGAGCATATTAATACCATATCACCGCTGAATACATTGATACATCTCTGACTGTTattatattgttattatattgGATAGGAGCCAGTGAATGAATTCAATGAATGCCTGTAATGTGCTGAATAATAGAATACCAAACCAAACAACTCATCAGCACCCATCTGTGTTTAGCATGGataatttgtgttgtgttttgtttgcctttgtggCCTGAGGTGCACAGGTCACCAGTTAAAGTGGACCTAATGAGCTGTGTGTTATAGAgcatttcagacagagggtcTAACCCTAGACCCCAAAAATAAAGCGTTGAAAATGAGCACACTAGGTCTTCTTTAATACCATATCACCGCTGAATACGTATTGGCCcatgtttgtgttattgtttaccTTCGTGGCCTGGAGTGCACAGGTGACCAGCGCTGGCACACTGCCCACGTCTCTCAGAGCCCTCTTGCTGTTGATGTCGGCACGCCAGGACAGATTCCGCAGGATGCTCGACACAACCTGGAGGCAGCGAGAACTGATTTCTTAGCATTCATAAAAAATGCATTCTAATATTAGAATAACACGTTGTAGCAGTGTACTCATAAAGTGCTGATGcaagttatttattttttttttttttacctgatgtAATTCCTCGCTGTCTGATGCAAGCTGAGACACAATGGCCTGAAGGCAACTCTTCTTAGTACAAAGCGTGGCCTAGaaacaccacaaaacacacagtgagACTTCGTCTGCGCTCCTAAAAATACCCCTGCTTGAATATATTAACAGCCATGTTGTACAGCACACGCAATAATTGTAAATTTCTCACAGAAGCTTTTGAACACTGCAGCTCAACCAGAGCGTATTAATATTAACGGTAAGAGTACGTTTTCAAGTCGACTGTCGAGTCTGTCTGTGCCATGACTTGCCTTGTTGACCACGTCTCCAAAGGTGAGGTTGGTGAGGGCCATTCCTGCATAGCGTCTCAGAGCCATGTTGATGGGGTCGTTCTGCATCCCGTACAGCTCCTGGTCCAGGTGCATCAGTTCTGCCACCACCTGAAGACCCCCTATGTAGATGAAGACGGAAGAATTCATATATCATCATCAGTCTATAGATCAGTATATATAGGAACGAGTATGTCATCCTCAGTATATAGATCAGCATATAGGAACGATATATCATCGTATGACTTCAGTGACCATCTGAAGATCTTTTTTACCCAGGCAGACATTATCCAGGGTGctaaaatacagaaataaaagaCAATGAAAGAATTTCATgaaaatttaaattaaaatctCATTTAACCTTATTTAATTACATTCATATTACATTGTACCATGTTTGCCCATCTGGAACAAACACAATCCCACAGTTAATCACAAAATGTTTTGTTACGTCACTGCACTGAAGATGAGCCAGAATTTCTGTTACTGTACTGTGACACAGCATGTCAGAATGATCCGCATTGTATTCCTCAAAGCTGGTATgatgtagcctgacgatgtcatactcataattctagtcagaatatgagtctgatatcgctccattgggctgtgattatggggcgtgtttcaaccgaaccaggagaaaaaatgcctcttcgctcaattggttacctacaaccaatcagaacaacgtagtatgtgaccaggggcagctgatacattacacttttaccggatcccgtaggaaggaaggcaaaaacatcttttcgattgacaaatgccttaatcgcatttctctgttcctctttcaaaatgaatgcactgtcaatgtctaaatggactcgaatctatacatttcagctctccagcggcagccatgtttgttgaaaacgaattcaactcgtgtgttggtgacgtggttggttacgttacttttgatcatctgtccatcatcgtataaagcccgccttaacaatttgattggtacggccgatatcgagccgcagataatttctcctcaatggagtaatgccagaccgaacttcccaaccaaaaaatgtgtggggctaagttcggtctggtatccaggctaggtaTGATGtgaatggtaatataaatagcTGAAGTACCACAGTGATATATTTATATTCCACTTCAGCAAACTCATTTAAACCTGGCGGGGGAGGGTGTCTTGTGCTTATGTGCGCAGATAGGAAATAGAAACTGTCTTTGTCTCCAGTCTCTTGACATGGAGAAACAACCCTTTCCTTTGCATGATTACAGCAGGACGATGTGTGGCTGCACTGGTTCACTCACCCAGCTCGTTCATGGCCCGCCTGTACTCCTCATCAAAGGACAGCTTCATCACTGCACACACCGCCTGGCAGATCTGAGGGTCCACGGGCTCGGGGATGTCTGTGTGGGTCAAACAGGGAGGTGAGCAAAAGTCCTTTTTGTTGCCTCATACAGTCACTTATGAGGACTGTTTTATCTAGCTATCTGTATTGAAGAACATGTCTTTATCAGATAAACAATAGTGCTTTAGATCGCAAATAGTCAGTGATGACACTGTGATGAGTATCATACCATACAGTACTACAAATCCTGTGAAATTATTACCATGAGTTTACCATGAGTTAGTTTTTCACATACTAAGTTAGACAATGCAGGGACAATTAGACAGTTTATCCCGTGGCAGCTGCCTGACCTCACATTGGCGTGTTGCTGGCTAACCATAGAATGTCCAGTATGTGTCACGTAGGGGCTGTCTGACCCAAACTCGTCATGCATGTAATCCTGACCTGTGGTTATGGTTCCCCCTGGCGACGGGGTGCCGACGTGGTTCTCCATCCAGTCCCAGCCGCTCTCGCTGTGCGAGCGGATCTGCTCGAGCACGTGCAGCACCCTCATCTCGCGCCGCGCCTGCCCCTCGTCCGGCTGCGAGTAGATGATGTTGTGCAGCGCAGCGCACGCCCGCGACCGAGCCTCCCGGCTGCAACCGGCGTTTCCGCCGCTCTCCCCCGCCGCCGAGGCCCCCCCCTCAGGGCCGTCGTGCAGGATCTGCACCAGCAGCGGCACGCAGCCGGACCTGCGCATGGCGATGCAGCTGTCCTGGGAGCTGGACATGGCGAGCAGCGTGCGCGACATCTCCTCGCGGTCCCGCGTGGCCAGCATGGACAGGAGCCAGAACACCATCTCCACCTAAAGAGCCGACGCAAGCAGGTCCAGATATGAGGAGGAGAAAAACCTGAGGTTAGCAGATTTCTCTCCTCTGGCCTGACCCGTGCAGGATGAGTAGGCAAGGGGAACGTGGGAATTAGAATAAAAAGCTGAAAGGTATGCTGTTTCCTTCCTGCCCACTGACATTGATGCTGACTGccatggatggatgtgtgtctgtgtgtgtgtgtgtgtgtgtgtgtgtgtgtgtgtgtgtgtgtgtttataactggtaaaggtgtgtgtgtgtgtgtgtgtgtgtgtgtgtgtgtgtgtgtgtgtgtgtgtgtgtttatgtgtttataattggtaaaggtgtgtgtgtgtgtttgtgtgtgtgtgtgtttgtgtgttta from Clupea harengus chromosome 10, Ch_v2.0.2, whole genome shotgun sequence harbors:
- the apc2 gene encoding adenomatous polyposis coli protein 2 isoform X3; the encoded protein is MDLTNYYELKYQPHDLRMLPESLGGAAGHGEDCLALHPSSQGRARSPNRPSSRQSLSVAGESAAIHPHLMDSSISKAGLMGEGRVTAQHLEDLCKERAMLHSEIEKEERERHWYYSQLQALSQKLAELPRIETFSIQMDMIRQQLEFEAQQVRSVMEERFGTSDEMVQRTQIRVARLDQLEKELQEAHESRAPLEKTPTSESQTLSCSSKPPMSEMEHASSTSGLEGPGEGGSKVEMVFWLLSMLATRDREEMSRTLLAMSSSQDSCIAMRRSGCVPLLVQILHDGPEGGASAAGESGGNAGCSREARSRACAALHNIIYSQPDEGQARREMRVLHVLEQIRSHSESGWDWMENHVGTPSPGGTITTDIPEPVDPQICQAVCAVMKLSFDEEYRRAMNELGGLQVVAELMHLDQELYGMQNDPINMALRRYAGMALTNLTFGDVVNKATLCTKKSCLQAIVSQLASDSEELHQVVSSILRNLSWRADINSKRALRDVGSVPALVTCALQATKESTLKSILSALWNLSAHSQENKVAICSVDGALGFLVSTLTYRCQTNSLAIIESGGGILRNVSSLIATRDDYRQILRDHNCLQTLLQHLRSHSLTIVSNACGTLWNLSARSTKDQELLWDLGAVSMLRNLIHSKHKMIAMGSAAALRNLLANRPLKFKDTAVISPGSCMPSLYMRKQKALEAELDAKHLAETFDSIEKQSPKHPSINKPLRQIESLAKDYASDSGCFDDDEAPNVSSSLDTGTFSMLSMFLNNSNFLQGPPRKKDGEPERDIGLPLTDDNKHHPPDNEVSLAAEKLAKKITNTVAKIDKLVEDITMHTSSEDSFSLSSEDHCVDWQYGSDELHEARAKSCSPCRLSDTSSLAHKERLSRAHALLRLKTNNSSLSNDSLNSGSTSDGYCGSKDQVHTAAKPQMQRRPDKLELKVAHQDILNNGLQGTTRMNKNEIPVRDSEGNRDHQTSEPSSTETEKAEEHYLSTPATTSTKVSSDASMSTIKLSPSYQHVPFIQSVAKFGVAKNTINVQAAQAMRRQAWVPTVMTGGSITKFSPIVAARSPTLGQMETVQKYSVENTPICFSRCSSLSSLSSGDGALDGQSQSENELESDSSLEIIEVEDDEELGRREEEDETLEDLSDSQLLVTDQKTSASISSLISDPIEIPKHREKVFPRGISPMIPEDQTPSSSSDNYIHETPLVMSRCSSVSSLGSFESHSIVSSIQSDPCSEMISGTVSPSDLPDSPGQTMPPSRSKTPCCAETGGPEAQNQIGNQWESSLRKFMEIADFKERFNLPPDLDMDMIYFTVEKPTENFSCASSLSALPLHEHYIQKDVELKLTPLLQQQDNNPNAHHGHRHEMDDQGCLDQAERYSEGNSDDDIEILKECINSAMPSRFRKVRPLMSTLSNQMLNPQARRSIQLPVYMVLPNSNQMCAMRKHGMTERDIYHDDSSFTDSAEGTAINFSSTTSLSDETLQYPMKARTAKDWRARNMEKRELIDQEAKRIEELRIFSRFHKPTKMPNQADVMDNHNQMNRMRHAIPTQRLSKEVAAKLTQQRFNREQSPSPNTHSQRQAQNLSRSMPQLDLPIIMQGAELYRSQKSLYGENAQENRAFQSMRHPTPTEEAIYCFYDDQLDKEEARMTRMGQKQTNDTNNRNTMTRGGLKVKREDSPQTRLKGFQKIKQNLIMNEAPPCYSLSSSLSSLSDADFEEHKGKKQQVWMKNRHSMASAPAQCNNKLPHIQSQYEDNSSPSSVSMDSEDDLLLKCITSAMPKQRKKQSGRKRKSDKKQKQKNGQQKASVERRAEKELESDDMFSDKDSDLNSVEWRAIQEGANSIVTKLQASKSQEHSSESESVLSFMSGVSVGSSFTPKADIRNNTDNKNAKKLSEGRNQGTPLDFTQRKPVSNLPVVFRGRTVIYTPKKEANLSQRPTPRKVSPKTDKPAKNPNFAQQRSRSLHRLGWPNDSTEFSLPKRSSTPPARIPKSSSSGSSQSSTPSRQTQRKLPPPTQTSKPTPKKDITPASSPPGKKGNTCLANQPVKSPVNSKTQKSPVRIPFMQNQSKTTRTISPLVTNHPNSLSRQNSQMSAKRESAANRFELVRMTSSHSSGCETDHNGFLRQLTFIKETPSGLRRDGPCSRSVPTSQHASPHRACPKAVFLCSSRCQELKTVTQGPRRGLGRGPAQRPIPEQGLLRQSSALTRATSTDRDFEVKRPARRTSSESPCRIPRRNVPAPKPRERETFKRDRETYKRDRETFKRHASSPSINVLSRVTSRTSLRSSSSDSSARAKSDEDTRKKPQRTGTRGGDKTTWRRIRDEDVPQILKNTLPATALPLLPSPDGQRPMPPPLPSKLPTIVLKSRKTSDAIVQTEDLSTSKTNSSTSPTIENGPAIAEDAAKIILFRKISIASGNNLQDGDSDGSVKSHSTVSSLNFSEGHSGGVGHFRQSSPSKAVRVTPFNYTPSPMACSQQDMQCQASTLSEKPTEKVEA